One Candidatus Cloacimonadaceae bacterium genomic window carries:
- a CDS encoding metal-sensitive transcriptional regulator, whose amino-acid sequence MEHCPADTRKAHHQDAFKKKLLNRLKRIEGQVRGIQKMLSDNVYCDDIITQITATRSALASVAKELFEAHLNSCILEQIQSGSPDILDELKKTIDRMTK is encoded by the coding sequence ATGGAACATTGCCCTGCCGACACACGCAAGGCGCATCATCAAGATGCCTTCAAAAAGAAGCTGCTGAACCGCCTCAAACGGATCGAGGGACAGGTGCGCGGCATCCAGAAAATGCTCTCCGACAACGTTTATTGCGACGACATCATCACCCAGATCACTGCTACGCGCAGCGCCCTGGCATCAGTCGCCAAGGAGCTTTTTGAAGCGCATCTCAATTCTTGCATTCTCGAACAAATCCAATCCGGCTCTCCGGACATTCTGGACGAGCTGAAAAAGACCATAGACCGAATGACAAAATAA
- a CDS encoding FixH family protein translates to MKKFIVIILAAWILMPLLAQHCGYCAKGLEAKSATVSQTDAKQVIPAAKKAHWIDKDHYVTYEWNKSPKIGSFLLLVNVFDKNKNRITHLNLTANAYMPSMKGSHDTGDKPMKLNKKNQYAIPVYFMMLGDWEIELKFNKDKRQIGNAFVQLDIK, encoded by the coding sequence ATGAAGAAATTCATCGTAATCATTCTCGCTGCCTGGATCCTAATGCCTTTATTGGCACAACATTGCGGATACTGTGCCAAAGGCTTGGAAGCCAAATCCGCCACCGTCAGCCAGACGGACGCCAAACAAGTCATCCCCGCCGCCAAGAAAGCGCACTGGATCGATAAAGACCACTACGTCACCTACGAATGGAACAAAAGCCCCAAGATTGGAAGCTTTCTCCTGCTCGTGAACGTCTTTGACAAAAACAAAAACCGCATAACTCACCTGAACCTGACCGCGAATGCCTATATGCCTTCGATGAAAGGCTCTCACGATACCGGTGACAAGCCCATGAAATTGAACAAAAAGAACCAATATGCTATCCCCGTCTATTTCATGATGCTTGGTGATTGGGAGATCGAGCTCAAATTTAACAAAGACAAACGCCAGATTGGCAACGCCTTCGTCCAGCTCGACATCAAGTAG
- a CDS encoding ABC transporter permease — protein sequence MPTINKIAYKNLRRKRFRSILTLFGITLSTWVLISLLGFNQGYEKSLDSDIDNLGFQVLLTAKGCPYEAATLMMQGGAGLRYLPETTLDGLSQHPEVVGLTPMLMQAVFDPMIGESGGIAAYTGVDPLTFPGMKTYLEFAQGGWFTDPNKLEAVIGYEAAELEQREVGDILLIPEKEVELTVVGVLKRSGTQDDGTIFVPYKALQTVFGVEGKLTSIGIKVDKNTDVNAFEERLYKLPDVQVVSMAQVKSTISNLVGTARIMVMSIALIAILIAMIGVMNTILMSVLERYQEIGIMKSMGASAWHIFRLIWTETVIICLAGGILGALLSVGLAAVTEGLIRHILPFSPKGSLVLIDLPLVLRSIGIIVGIGLISGIYPAYRASKIKPIEAIRSSEGEI from the coding sequence ATGCCAACAATAAATAAAATCGCCTATAAGAATCTGCGCCGCAAGCGCTTTCGCAGCATCCTGACCCTCTTTGGGATCACGCTTTCCACTTGGGTGCTGATCAGTCTTTTGGGCTTCAATCAGGGCTATGAAAAGTCCCTGGATAGCGACATCGACAACCTCGGATTCCAGGTCTTGCTCACCGCCAAGGGCTGTCCTTACGAAGCGGCGACCTTGATGATGCAGGGCGGAGCGGGCTTGCGTTATCTTCCTGAAACCACGTTGGACGGTCTATCACAGCATCCCGAGGTCGTGGGTCTCACGCCAATGCTCATGCAGGCGGTCTTTGATCCCATGATCGGTGAAAGCGGAGGCATCGCTGCCTACACGGGAGTCGATCCACTCACGTTTCCCGGCATGAAAACCTATCTGGAATTTGCCCAGGGCGGTTGGTTCACCGATCCCAACAAACTGGAAGCCGTAATCGGCTATGAAGCCGCGGAGCTTGAGCAGCGCGAAGTGGGCGACATCCTGTTGATCCCGGAAAAAGAAGTCGAACTCACGGTTGTGGGTGTCCTCAAACGCAGCGGCACTCAGGACGACGGCACTATCTTCGTTCCCTACAAGGCTTTGCAGACCGTTTTCGGAGTGGAGGGAAAGCTCACCTCCATCGGAATCAAGGTAGATAAGAACACGGACGTGAACGCCTTTGAAGAAAGGCTCTATAAACTTCCGGACGTCCAGGTCGTCTCCATGGCGCAGGTCAAAAGCACTATCTCCAATCTTGTGGGCACTGCGCGCATCATGGTGATGTCCATTGCCCTGATCGCCATCTTGATCGCGATGATCGGAGTGATGAATACGATCCTGATGTCCGTTTTGGAACGCTATCAGGAGATCGGCATCATGAAATCCATGGGCGCCTCGGCATGGCATATCTTCAGATTGATCTGGACGGAAACCGTGATCATTTGTCTTGCCGGAGGCATCCTCGGAGCCCTGCTTTCAGTGGGTCTCGCCGCCGTCACGGAAGGTCTGATTCGCCATATTTTGCCCTTCTCGCCCAAGGGTTCATTGGTTCTGATCGATCTGCCTCTGGTTTTGCGCTCCATCGGTA